Proteins found in one Buchnera aphidicola str. G002 (Myzus persicae) genomic segment:
- a CDS encoding flagellar hook capping FlgD N-terminal domain-containing protein yields MNMINMNSSIDNKLIEKNINDSPNNLNPLDLQKNFLSLLIAQIKNQDPTDPIKNTELTSQLAQINTATGVEKLNNTVLNISNEINKNQNVQISSLIGHRVMIPSTQIVHTQGAPSRYGIELVGYATLVEIQIKDKNGNTLYTKRMNDMKPGIHNFIWNAKDINTGKYDILVSAKNKDQNIPVQSLSESLVQSVIISSRGPLIDLGVAGNITLSQIREILK; encoded by the coding sequence ATAAACATGATTAATATGAATTCATCCATTGATAACAAATTAATTGAAAAAAATATTAATGATTCACCAAACAACTTGAATCCATTAGATTTACAAAAAAATTTTTTAAGTTTATTGATTGCACAAATTAAAAATCAAGATCCTACTGATCCTATTAAGAATACTGAATTAACATCACAATTAGCGCAAATTAATACGGCAACAGGAGTCGAAAAATTAAATAATACTGTTTTAAATATTTCTAATGAAATTAATAAAAATCAAAATGTTCAAATATCTTCATTAATTGGACATCGTGTGATGATACCAAGTACTCAAATTGTACACACCCAAGGTGCACCTAGTAGATATGGTATAGAATTAGTTGGATACGCTACTTTAGTAGAAATACAAATTAAAGATAAAAATGGTAATACATTATACACTAAAAGAATGAATGATATGAAACCTGGCATTCATAATTTTATCTGGAATGCAAAGGATATCAATACTGGAAAATATGATATTTTAGTTTCAGCTAAAAACAAAGATCAAAATATTCCTGTTCAAAGTTTAAGTGAAAGTTTAGTACAGAGTGTCATTATATCTTCTAGAGGTCCTCTTATAGATCTAGGGGTAGCTGGAAATATAACACTATCACAGATTCGAGAAATTCTTAAATAA
- the flgC gene encoding flagellar basal body rod protein FlgC, producing the protein MSLLNIFHIAGSAMTAQSQKMNVIASNLANIDSVTEKNGKFYPYIAKQVIFELDASNNSAIGGVKVSNIINDSTPMNLIYNPNHPMANKKGYLLTSNVNPITETVNNISAARNYQANIEVLKTAKSMIMKTLTINE; encoded by the coding sequence ATGTCTCTTCTTAATATATTTCATATTGCAGGTTCTGCAATGACTGCACAGTCACAGAAAATGAATGTTATTGCAAGTAATTTAGCTAATATAGATAGTGTAACAGAGAAAAATGGAAAGTTTTATCCATATATTGCAAAACAAGTAATTTTTGAATTAGATGCTTCAAATAATTCAGCAATAGGTGGAGTAAAAGTATCTAATATAATTAATGACTCTACTCCTATGAACTTAATATATAATCCTAATCATCCTATGGCTAATAAAAAAGGCTATCTTTTAACATCTAATGTCAATCCTATTACAGAAACAGTAAACAACATATCGGCAGCAAGAAACTATCAAGCTAATATAGAAGTATTAAAAACGGCTAAATCTATGATCATGAAAACATTGACAATTAACGAATAA